Proteins encoded within one genomic window of Sphingosinicella ginsenosidimutans:
- a CDS encoding exopolysaccharide biosynthesis polyprenyl glycosylphosphotransferase has translation MSDAADAYVPAAHGGLAADPSSPDLKRLRARRAWRACLRVGAALADIAAISLAFSLASLIRFGTLHDQALMILGVVLPAFVVISAGQKTYNISSVVEPRTGGGGAIVAFLITLSVVALAVFFLKVGAEFSRATFGLGSAIALVLVPAARYGIGALARRTLGGAPLNRVIIQDGARLPASQDVVVLDAKRENLEPRLDDPTLLDRLGRALEAADEVLVACPPERRMHWATVLKGADVRAEVLAPELDALGSLGIGNYEGRSTLVVAAAPLGIVDRFLKRALDLALTILVLPFVLPLMALVAIAIRIDSRGPILFAQERVGLGNRWFRMYKFRSMYVDRLDLDGRRSTGRDDERITRVGRFIRATSLDELPQLFNVLSGAMSIVGPRPHALGSRAGDRLFWDIDPTYWQRHAVKPGLTGLAQVRGYRGATEKREDLTNRLDADLEYLAGWTLWRDIKIIAATFRVLIHRNAF, from the coding sequence ATGTCCGATGCGGCCGACGCCTATGTGCCCGCCGCGCACGGCGGGCTGGCCGCAGATCCGAGCAGTCCCGATCTCAAGCGTCTCCGCGCCCGCCGGGCCTGGCGCGCCTGTCTTCGGGTCGGCGCCGCCCTTGCCGATATCGCGGCTATCTCGCTCGCCTTTTCGCTCGCCTCGTTGATCCGGTTCGGCACCCTGCACGATCAGGCGCTGATGATTCTCGGCGTCGTCCTCCCGGCCTTCGTCGTCATCTCCGCAGGGCAGAAGACCTATAATATCTCCTCTGTGGTCGAGCCGCGCACAGGCGGGGGCGGCGCGATCGTCGCCTTCCTGATCACGCTGAGCGTGGTGGCCCTGGCCGTCTTCTTCCTCAAGGTTGGCGCGGAATTTTCACGGGCCACCTTCGGCCTCGGATCCGCAATCGCGCTGGTGCTCGTTCCGGCCGCCCGCTACGGGATCGGCGCGCTGGCACGCCGCACGCTCGGCGGCGCGCCGCTCAACCGCGTCATCATCCAGGACGGCGCCCGCCTGCCGGCGAGCCAGGACGTCGTCGTCCTCGATGCGAAGCGCGAGAATCTCGAGCCTCGCCTGGACGATCCGACCCTGCTCGACCGGCTTGGCCGGGCGCTTGAGGCGGCGGATGAGGTGCTGGTGGCGTGCCCGCCGGAGCGGCGGATGCACTGGGCCACGGTGCTCAAGGGCGCCGACGTTCGCGCGGAGGTGCTCGCGCCGGAGCTCGACGCGCTCGGTTCGCTCGGGATCGGGAATTATGAAGGACGCAGCACGCTGGTCGTGGCGGCCGCGCCGCTCGGCATCGTCGACCGCTTCCTCAAGCGCGCGCTCGATCTCGCGCTGACCATCCTCGTCCTGCCCTTTGTTCTTCCGCTCATGGCGCTGGTCGCAATCGCCATCCGCATCGATTCGCGCGGCCCGATCCTGTTCGCGCAGGAACGCGTCGGCCTCGGCAACCGCTGGTTCCGGATGTACAAGTTCCGCAGCATGTATGTGGACCGGCTCGATCTCGACGGCCGGCGTTCCACGGGCCGCGACGATGAGCGAATCACCCGGGTCGGACGCTTCATCCGCGCCACCAGCCTCGATGAGCTCCCGCAGCTGTTCAATGTCTTGTCCGGGGCGATGAGCATCGTCGGGCCGAGGCCGCACGCGCTGGGCTCGCGCGCCGGTGACCGCCTCTTCTGGGACATCGACCCGACCTACTGGCAGCGTCACGCGGTGAAGCCGGGGCTGACCGGCCTCGCCCAGGTGCGCGGCTATCGCGGGGCGACCGAGAAGCGCGAGGATCTGACCAACCGGCTCGACGCGGATCTGGAATATCTCGCCGGCTGGACGCTTTGGCGCGACATCAAGATCATCGCGGCGACCTTCCGCGTCCTCATCCACCGTAATGCTTTCTAG
- a CDS encoding class I SAM-dependent methyltransferase — MKQHDLANRFRQKRMQRFLAHIAPLRARPLRIVDIGGTLGFWRALPGLYGDDIVTITVVNLGADERQEANVRVVEGNACALPFDDNSFDVVHSNSVIEHVGHWREMEMMAREVRRLAPNYFVQTPNIWFPIEPHFKLPFVHWLPEQTRAALVQAAGRSKKFADAGEATQYVQRISLLSAAQVRCLFPDARIWRERVLGVTKSLVAERFEGPGLSRAPNDNP, encoded by the coding sequence ATGAAGCAGCACGATCTCGCCAACCGCTTCAGGCAGAAGCGGATGCAGCGATTCCTTGCCCATATCGCGCCGCTCCGTGCGCGACCGCTCCGCATTGTCGATATCGGCGGCACGCTCGGCTTCTGGCGTGCCCTGCCGGGCCTTTACGGGGACGACATCGTGACAATCACCGTTGTCAATCTCGGGGCCGATGAGCGGCAGGAGGCCAATGTCCGTGTCGTCGAAGGCAATGCCTGCGCGCTTCCATTCGACGACAATTCGTTCGATGTCGTGCACTCCAACAGCGTCATCGAGCATGTCGGCCACTGGCGCGAGATGGAGATGATGGCGCGCGAGGTGCGGCGGCTCGCGCCGAACTATTTCGTCCAGACGCCGAACATCTGGTTCCCGATCGAACCGCATTTCAAGCTGCCGTTCGTGCACTGGCTGCCCGAACAGACCCGCGCCGCGCTCGTCCAGGCGGCCGGGCGGTCCAAGAAGTTCGCCGATGCCGGCGAGGCGACTCAATATGTGCAGCGAATCTCGCTGCTCAGCGCTGCGCAGGTCCGCTGTCTGTTTCCAGATGCCCGGATCTGGCGCGAGCGCGTGCTGGGCGTGACCAAGTCGCTGGTGGCAGAGCGGTTCGAAGGCCCCGGCCTCAGTCGCGCGCCGAACGATAACCCCTGA
- a CDS encoding SDR family NAD(P)-dependent oxidoreductase encodes MTILVTGAAGFIGYHVSRRLMERGEAVIGIDNLNDYYDPTLKQARLAELEKVNSGRFAFRRVDFADAAALDAAIGGADFDRIVHLGAQAGVRYSLENPAAYAASNLVGHVNMLELARHRQARHFVYASSSSVYGGNERLPFRVEDRVDHPVSLYAATKKADELMSETYAHLYRIPATGLRFFTVYGPWGRPDMAVWGFTRNILAGEPIQVFDEGRMKRDFTYIDDVVDGVVASLDRPPADDGSTKPGGSVAPHALYNLGNSRPEDLTRLIALIELGCGRPAIRQPMPMQPGDVAQTYADIAASRRDLGFEPRTTLDEGIARFVEWFRGYRSARD; translated from the coding sequence GTGACCATTCTCGTCACCGGCGCCGCCGGCTTCATCGGCTACCACGTGTCCCGCCGGCTCATGGAACGCGGCGAGGCCGTGATCGGCATCGACAATCTCAATGATTATTACGATCCGACGCTGAAGCAGGCGCGGCTTGCCGAGCTGGAGAAGGTGAATTCCGGCCGATTCGCATTCCGCCGCGTCGATTTCGCCGACGCCGCTGCGCTCGACGCGGCGATCGGCGGCGCCGATTTCGACCGCATCGTCCATCTCGGCGCCCAGGCGGGCGTCCGCTACTCGCTCGAAAATCCGGCCGCTTATGCCGCCTCGAACCTGGTCGGCCATGTCAACATGCTCGAACTGGCGCGGCACCGGCAAGCGCGCCACTTCGTCTACGCCTCCTCCTCCTCGGTCTATGGCGGCAATGAACGCCTCCCCTTCCGCGTGGAGGACCGCGTCGATCATCCGGTCTCGCTCTACGCCGCGACCAAGAAAGCGGACGAGCTGATGAGCGAGACCTACGCCCATCTCTACCGGATCCCGGCGACTGGCCTGCGCTTCTTCACCGTCTACGGCCCCTGGGGACGACCCGACATGGCGGTGTGGGGATTCACCAGGAACATCCTCGCAGGCGAGCCGATCCAGGTGTTCGACGAAGGCCGGATGAAGCGGGACTTCACCTATATCGACGATGTCGTCGATGGCGTCGTCGCCAGTCTCGACAGGCCGCCGGCGGACGACGGTTCGACCAAGCCGGGCGGAAGCGTTGCGCCCCACGCGCTCTACAATCTCGGCAACAGCCGGCCCGAGGACCTGACCCGCCTGATCGCGCTGATCGAGCTGGGCTGCGGCCGGCCAGCGATCCGCCAGCCGATGCCGATGCAGCCGGGCGACGTCGCCCAGACCTATGCGGACATCGCCGCCAGCCGCCGCGACCTGGGCTTCGAACCACGAACCACACTGGATGAAGGCATTGCGCGCTTCGTGGAGTGGTTCAGGGGTTATCGTTCGGCGCGCGACTGA
- a CDS encoding nucleotide sugar dehydrogenase, which produces MSTAAPTIAVIGLGYVGLPLAVALAEHFPTAGLDIDAQRIAELREGHDRTGEIGAERLRQSALRLTSEAAELPPADIYIITAPTPVDDANRPDLSPLLGAAETVAPLLDPKRRPIVVFESTVWPGVTEEVCGPAIERLSGLVRGRDFFLGYSPERINPGDREHTVDRIIKVIAGENDDVAARLADMYGRVTSGGTFTAASIRTAEAAKVIENAQRDINIAFVNEITQIFGKLGLSALDVLDAAGTKWNFLPFRPGLVGGHCIGVDPYYLSHCAQSVGHLPRVVLAGRSINDGMGTWLADTLHTRRASRTGKALVLGLTFKADVPDLRNSKVVDVVRRLAWLGHDVTIHDPLADPDHARHEHGLEVSAEMPSGSFDLILAAVPHRSYRIMTGAAIEALAAENALVADLGGIWRDIDLRADLDRWIP; this is translated from the coding sequence ATGTCGACTGCTGCGCCCACCATTGCCGTCATCGGCCTCGGCTATGTGGGCCTGCCGCTGGCCGTCGCGCTTGCCGAGCATTTTCCCACCGCCGGGCTCGATATCGACGCGCAGCGCATCGCCGAGCTGCGCGAAGGCCACGACCGCACGGGCGAGATCGGCGCCGAGCGGCTGCGGCAGTCCGCCTTGCGGCTGACCTCGGAAGCCGCCGAGCTGCCTCCCGCCGACATCTACATCATCACGGCGCCGACCCCGGTGGACGACGCCAACCGGCCCGATCTGTCGCCCTTGCTGGGCGCCGCCGAGACGGTCGCCCCGTTGCTCGATCCCAAACGGCGGCCGATCGTCGTGTTTGAAAGCACGGTCTGGCCCGGCGTCACGGAGGAGGTTTGCGGCCCGGCGATCGAACGGCTTTCGGGGCTGGTGCGTGGCCGCGATTTCTTCCTCGGCTACTCTCCGGAGCGGATCAACCCGGGCGACCGCGAACATACGGTCGACCGGATCATCAAGGTGATCGCGGGCGAGAATGACGACGTCGCCGCGCGGCTTGCCGACATGTACGGGCGGGTGACCAGCGGCGGCACCTTCACGGCCGCCTCCATCCGCACCGCCGAGGCCGCGAAGGTGATCGAGAACGCCCAGCGCGACATCAACATCGCCTTCGTCAACGAGATCACCCAGATTTTCGGCAAGCTCGGCCTGTCGGCGCTCGACGTGCTCGACGCCGCGGGGACGAAATGGAACTTCCTTCCCTTCCGGCCAGGGCTGGTCGGCGGCCACTGCATCGGCGTCGATCCTTATTATCTCAGCCATTGCGCGCAGAGCGTCGGCCACCTGCCGCGCGTCGTGCTGGCGGGCCGATCGATCAATGACGGCATGGGCACGTGGCTTGCCGATACGCTCCACACACGGCGCGCGAGCCGGACCGGCAAGGCGCTCGTGCTCGGGCTCACCTTCAAGGCCGACGTGCCGGACCTTCGCAATTCCAAGGTGGTCGATGTCGTGCGGCGGCTGGCCTGGCTCGGTCACGACGTCACCATCCATGACCCGCTCGCCGATCCGGACCATGCCCGGCACGAACACGGGCTGGAGGTCAGCGCCGAGATGCCGTCCGGCTCCTTCGACCTGATTCTGGCCGCGGTGCCGCACCGCAGCTACCGGATCATGACCGGCGCCGCAATCGAGGCGCTGGCGGCGGAGAATGCGCTGGTCGCCGATCTCGGCGGCATCTGGCGCGACATCGATCTGCGCGCCGACCTCGATCGCTGGATCCCGTGA
- a CDS encoding M48 family metallopeptidase, producing the protein MSYRFLAVLIASLLAAAPVAAESPLAQSLTAMRGFDQRVTTIGFRLAAASDGWCADPAWLPGLELHEITQYGADWRAAAVEAFGLDDDPAVLALAANGPAAGAGLQLDDHVTSIDGAPLPGAAGVAQGSFDRGARILDALDAAFADGHASLAVRRGDRTLAIEVAAVRGCPTRFQLIPAARLNALADGQYVQITTALADYVADDDELAAVLAHEFAHNLLHHRARLDAAHISRGLLGNFGRNARLIRETEDDADRLSVYLMARAGYDPQAAVRFWTRFGRRGLSFLSAPTHSNWRQRIALFEAEIAKIRAAAIAGRPPDPDFVHLPLPSGG; encoded by the coding sequence TTGTCATATCGATTTCTCGCCGTCCTGATCGCTTCGTTGCTGGCCGCCGCGCCGGTGGCGGCCGAAAGCCCGCTGGCCCAGTCGCTGACGGCGATGCGCGGGTTCGACCAGCGCGTGACGACGATCGGCTTCCGACTCGCCGCCGCGAGCGACGGCTGGTGCGCCGATCCCGCCTGGCTGCCTGGTCTCGAACTTCACGAGATCACCCAATATGGCGCGGACTGGCGCGCGGCGGCGGTCGAGGCGTTCGGCCTCGATGACGATCCCGCGGTGCTCGCGCTGGCCGCAAACGGCCCGGCGGCCGGTGCCGGTCTCCAGCTCGACGATCATGTGACCAGCATCGACGGCGCGCCGCTGCCGGGCGCGGCCGGGGTCGCGCAGGGATCGTTCGATCGCGGCGCGCGAATCCTCGACGCGCTGGATGCGGCCTTCGCGGATGGCCATGCCTCGCTCGCCGTCCGCCGCGGCGATCGCACCCTGGCGATCGAGGTCGCGGCGGTCCGCGGCTGCCCGACCCGTTTCCAGCTGATCCCCGCGGCGCGACTGAACGCGCTGGCGGACGGCCAATATGTGCAGATCACGACCGCGCTCGCCGACTATGTCGCCGACGACGACGAGCTCGCCGCGGTGCTGGCGCATGAATTCGCGCACAATCTCCTGCATCACCGCGCCCGGCTCGATGCCGCGCATATCTCGCGCGGGCTGCTCGGCAATTTCGGCCGCAACGCGCGGCTGATCCGGGAGACGGAGGACGATGCGGACCGGCTCAGCGTCTATCTGATGGCGCGTGCCGGCTACGATCCGCAGGCGGCGGTGCGCTTCTGGACACGATTCGGCCGCCGCGGCCTCAGCTTCCTGTCGGCCCCCACCCATTCGAACTGGCGCCAGCGCATCGCGCTGTTCGAGGCGGAGATCGCGAAGATTCGCGCGGCGGCAATCGCCGGACGGCCGCCCGACCCGGATTTCGTCCATCTGCCGCTGCCATCGGGCGGGTGA
- the galE gene encoding UDP-glucose 4-epimerase GalE: MTQDKFPVLVTGGAGYIGSHAVLALLDSGWPVVVIDNLTTGFRWAVPAEATFVQGDIADRALVGALIADHGIGAILHFAGSIVVPESVADPLGYYENNTVKSRSLIESAVRGGVKRFIFSSTAATYGIPETVPVKEDAPTRPINPYGWSKLMTEQMLRDASFAHDLDHVALRYFNVAGADPAGRAGQSTAGATHLIKVAVEAATGKRDHVDIFGTDYDTPDGTGVRDYIHVSDLAAAHVDALDRLVAEPGASHVMNCGYGRGFSVIEVLDAVDRVTNMTIDRRVSPRRAGDPPALVADNGRILATLPWRPRRDDLDTIVADALAWERKLAERG; this comes from the coding sequence ATGACGCAAGACAAGTTCCCGGTGCTCGTGACCGGCGGGGCCGGCTATATCGGCAGCCATGCCGTTCTCGCCCTGCTCGATTCGGGCTGGCCGGTCGTCGTGATCGACAATCTCACCACCGGTTTCCGCTGGGCCGTTCCGGCCGAGGCGACCTTCGTTCAGGGCGACATTGCGGATCGCGCGCTCGTCGGCGCCCTGATCGCCGATCACGGCATCGGGGCCATCCTCCATTTCGCCGGTTCGATCGTCGTACCGGAGTCAGTGGCGGACCCGCTCGGCTATTATGAGAACAACACGGTCAAGAGCCGCTCGCTCATCGAAAGCGCGGTTCGCGGCGGCGTGAAGCGGTTCATCTTTTCCTCGACGGCGGCGACCTATGGCATCCCCGAAACCGTACCGGTGAAGGAGGACGCGCCGACCCGGCCTATCAATCCCTATGGCTGGTCGAAGCTGATGACCGAACAGATGCTTCGGGACGCGAGCTTCGCGCACGATCTCGATCATGTCGCGCTTCGCTATTTCAACGTCGCCGGCGCCGATCCGGCGGGCCGGGCCGGCCAGTCCACCGCGGGCGCGACCCATCTCATCAAGGTCGCGGTCGAGGCGGCGACCGGCAAGCGCGACCATGTCGACATTTTCGGGACCGATTACGACACGCCCGACGGCACCGGCGTGCGCGATTACATCCATGTGAGCGACCTCGCCGCCGCCCATGTCGACGCGCTCGACCGGCTCGTCGCCGAGCCCGGCGCAAGCCACGTGATGAACTGCGGCTACGGCCGCGGCTTTTCGGTGATCGAAGTGCTCGATGCGGTCGATCGAGTCACCAACATGACGATCGATCGGCGGGTGTCGCCGCGCCGCGCGGGCGATCCGCCGGCGCTCGTCGCCGACAATGGGCGGATCCTCGCCACCCTGCCCTGGCGACCGCGGCGCGACGATCTCGACACGATCGTGGCCGATGCGCTCGCCTGGGAGCGCAAGCTCGCCGAACGCGGCTAG
- a CDS encoding metallophosphoesterase family protein — MPVRKLFRYFSAPSPLPASLPQGRRFYAVGDIHGRRDLLDELLARIEDDAAARGPADTLVIFLGDLIDRGPDSRGVVERLMAFRDGPVPSRFLMGNHEEVFLKALKGDLRALRFLIRIGGRETILSYGFSEEEYRALDFEALLARLHRAVPQDHVDFLAGFERWIEAGDYLFVHAGIRPGVALEEQTDADLRWIRDDFLQHREDFGRIVVHGHSIADEVDLRPNRIGIDTGAYASGRLTAIGLEGSERWFLSTGPMSA; from the coding sequence ATGCCTGTCCGCAAACTCTTCCGATATTTCTCGGCGCCCTCGCCGCTCCCGGCAAGCCTGCCCCAGGGCCGCCGCTTTTATGCGGTGGGCGACATCCATGGCCGGCGCGACCTGCTGGACGAATTGCTCGCGCGGATCGAGGACGATGCAGCCGCGCGCGGACCGGCTGACACACTGGTCATCTTCCTCGGCGACCTCATCGATCGCGGCCCCGATTCGCGCGGCGTGGTCGAACGGCTCATGGCGTTTCGCGACGGGCCGGTGCCGAGCCGCTTCCTCATGGGAAATCACGAGGAGGTCTTCCTGAAGGCCTTGAAGGGCGACCTCAGGGCGCTGCGGTTCCTGATCCGCATCGGCGGGCGCGAGACGATCCTGAGCTACGGATTCAGCGAGGAGGAGTATCGCGCGCTCGATTTCGAAGCGCTGCTGGCGCGGCTGCACCGCGCCGTGCCGCAGGACCATGTCGACTTCCTTGCCGGCTTCGAGCGCTGGATCGAGGCGGGCGACTATCTGTTCGTCCATGCCGGCATCAGGCCGGGCGTTGCGCTGGAGGAACAGACCGACGCGGACCTGCGCTGGATCCGCGACGATTTCCTGCAGCACCGCGAGGATTTCGGGCGGATCGTCGTGCACGGCCATTCGATCGCCGACGAGGTCGATCTGCGGCCGAACCGCATCGGCATCGATACCGGCGCCTATGCGAGCGGCCGCCTGACCGCGATCGGCCTCGAAGGCAGCGAACGCTGGTTCCTGTCGACGGGGCCGATGTCGGCCTAG
- a CDS encoding ShlB/FhaC/HecB family hemolysin secretion/activation protein: protein MVLVPGLSFGGDESDRVRPVRARGWTTRAALGAGQALMFATAAHGQALPPPAPTTPPTREEIERPQPQAQDSRPRLTVDGGLERGPCALDRPEYQNIRFTFREAVFDDLRGLSADELRPAYADYVGTEQPVSVICAVRDRAIRILRDRGYIATVQVPEQRIADGTIHLHVLMAKLVALRVRGNAGRAERLIASYLDPLTHQDVFNRYQAERALLLASDLPGYNVRLTLRSAGTAPGEVVGDVTVEHVPAVVDLTIQNLGSHALGPWGALLRAQFFGLTGLGDRTSISLFSTSDWDEQNTVQIAHEFRLGRQGLTLGGQFTYAWASPDLGNPAIDIDSNTLFATVQASYPFIRRQSQSLRGFGGLDIVDQDVKFGGIPINRDRLRVAFARLTYDAAATDNPDPRYNAATPLWRINASAELRQGLDIFNATDPCGPAFVNCLQPGVVPPTRFEADPTATVLRGTFDAEYRPAPMFTMAVGLRGQYSRHPLLSFEEFSGGNYTIGRGYDPGAVLGDSGVGVQAELRYGRSQPRRVNDLALEPYVFLDQAWVWNRDRVLAIRHDQLTSAGLGVRAAYGNLFRLDATLAVPLQRTESQLRRGDTRFLITLTTRLWPWSLR, encoded by the coding sequence ATGGTTCTGGTGCCCGGGTTGAGTTTTGGCGGTGATGAGTCCGACAGGGTCCGCCCGGTGCGCGCCCGTGGCTGGACGACGCGTGCCGCGCTGGGGGCCGGCCAAGCCCTGATGTTCGCCACCGCGGCGCACGGCCAGGCCCTGCCGCCCCCGGCGCCGACAACCCCGCCGACGCGCGAGGAGATCGAGCGGCCCCAGCCGCAGGCGCAGGACAGCCGGCCACGCCTCACCGTCGACGGCGGGCTGGAGCGCGGACCCTGCGCGCTCGATCGGCCGGAATATCAGAACATCCGGTTCACCTTCCGCGAAGCCGTCTTCGATGACCTGCGCGGCCTGTCGGCCGACGAGCTGAGGCCGGCCTATGCCGATTATGTCGGCACCGAACAGCCGGTCTCGGTCATCTGCGCGGTGCGCGACCGCGCGATCCGCATCCTTCGGGATCGCGGCTATATCGCCACGGTCCAGGTGCCCGAGCAGCGCATCGCCGATGGCACCATCCACCTGCATGTCCTCATGGCCAAGCTGGTCGCGCTTCGCGTGCGCGGCAATGCAGGGCGGGCCGAGCGGCTGATCGCCTCCTATCTCGATCCGCTCACCCACCAGGACGTCTTCAACCGCTACCAGGCGGAGCGCGCCCTCCTCCTCGCCAGCGACCTGCCGGGCTACAACGTCCGGCTGACGCTGCGATCCGCGGGGACGGCGCCGGGCGAGGTGGTCGGCGACGTGACGGTCGAGCATGTTCCCGCCGTCGTCGATCTCACCATCCAGAACCTCGGATCGCACGCGCTGGGCCCCTGGGGCGCCCTGCTGCGCGCCCAATTCTTCGGCCTGACCGGGCTTGGCGACCGCACCAGCATCTCGCTGTTCAGCACGTCGGATTGGGACGAGCAGAACACCGTTCAGATCGCCCACGAATTCCGCCTCGGCCGCCAGGGCCTCACCCTGGGCGGGCAGTTCACTTATGCCTGGGCGAGCCCCGATCTCGGCAATCCGGCGATCGACATCGATTCCAACACCCTCTTCGCGACGGTGCAGGCGAGCTATCCCTTCATCCGCCGTCAGTCGCAAAGCCTGCGCGGCTTCGGCGGGCTCGACATCGTCGACCAGGACGTCAAGTTCGGTGGCATCCCCATCAATCGCGACCGGCTGCGTGTTGCCTTCGCGCGGCTGACCTATGACGCCGCCGCGACCGACAATCCGGATCCCAGGTACAATGCGGCGACGCCGCTGTGGCGGATCAATGCGAGCGCCGAGCTTCGCCAGGGGCTCGACATCTTCAACGCCACCGATCCATGCGGACCCGCCTTCGTCAACTGCCTCCAGCCCGGTGTCGTTCCGCCGACCCGGTTCGAGGCGGATCCGACCGCGACGGTGCTGCGCGGCACGTTCGATGCCGAATATCGGCCCGCGCCGATGTTCACCATGGCGGTCGGGCTCCGCGGCCAGTACAGCCGCCATCCGCTGCTGAGCTTCGAGGAGTTTTCGGGCGGCAATTACACGATCGGCCGCGGCTACGATCCCGGCGCGGTGCTCGGCGACAGCGGCGTCGGCGTGCAGGCCGAGCTTCGCTACGGTCGCAGCCAGCCGCGTCGCGTGAACGATCTCGCGCTCGAACCTTATGTGTTCCTCGATCAGGCCTGGGTGTGGAACCGCGATCGCGTCCTTGCCATCCGTCACGATCAGCTCACCTCGGCCGGGCTCGGCGTCCGGGCCGCCTATGGCAATCTCTTCCGCCTCGACGCGACGCTCGCGGTGCCGCTGCAGCGGACCGAGTCCCAGCTTCGGCGCGGCGACACGCGCTTCCTGATCACGCTCACCACGCGCCTGTGGCCATGGAGTCTGCGATGA